In a genomic window of Wyeomyia smithii strain HCP4-BCI-WySm-NY-G18 chromosome 1, ASM2978416v1, whole genome shotgun sequence:
- the LOC129717507 gene encoding protein suppressor of forked — protein sequence MAQWKDQLKFDIEWGHERLVRAQQTVEVRPFDVESWSVLVREGQSRNINEVRSLYESLVSVFPTTARYWKIYIEQEMKYRNYERVEKLFQRCLVKILNIDLWKLYLTYVKETKAGLSTHKEKLAQAYDFALEKIGMDLHSYSIWQDYISFLKSVEAVGSYAENQKITAVRKVYQRAVITPIIGIEHLWKEYIMFEQNINPIISEKMSLERSRDYMNARRVAKELEIVTKGLNRNLPAVPPMATKEEQKQVELWKKYINFERSNPLRSEDTALVTRRVMFATEQCLLVLTHHPAVWHQAAQYLDQSSKQLIDKGDLNAAKVFADEAANILERAISSVLSRNALLYFAYADFEEGRLKYEKVHQMYNKFLSIPDIDPTLAYIQYMKFARRAEGIISARAIFKKAREDVRSTYHVFVAAALMEYYCTKDKDIAFRIFELGLKRFGGSPEYVMCYIDYLSHLNEDNNTRVLFERVLSSGGLTPQLSVEVWNRFLEFESNIGDLSSIVKVERRRSAVLEKLKEFEGKETAQLVDRYKFLNLYPCSTAELKSIGYTETNGVLNSITSKIPTTTENADAPNQIPRPDFAQMIPYKPKPNAYPGEHPLDGGSFPQPPAASYLCSILPPPICFQGPFVSIEKLADLFSRIVLPDVPITPGGGGENGNSIKLFDLAKAVHWIVDDSTYSGEGGLKRRRMAPGGDDSDEETTMSAPPANDVYRLRQQKRFNR from the coding sequence ATGGCTCAATGGAAGGACCAGCTCAAGTTTGATATTGAGTGGGGCCATGAACGGCTGGTGCGGGCTCAGCAGACCGTGGAGGTGCGCCCGTTCGATGTGGAATCCTGGTCGGTGCTGGTTCGCGAGGGGCAAAGCCGGAACATCAACGAAGTGCGCTCGCTGTACGAATCGCTGGTGAGTGTCTTTCCTACGACGGCCCGCTATTGGAAAATTTACATCGAGCAGGAAATGAAGTATCGAAACTACGAACGGGTGGAAAAACTTTTCCAGCGCTGTTTGGTGAAAATTTTGAACATCGATTTGTGGAAGCTTTATTTGACCTATGTAAAAGAAACAAAGGCAGGGCTGAGCACGCATAAAGAAAAACTGGCACAAGCTTATGACTTCGCTCTCGAGAAGATCGGCATGGATCTGCACTCGTACTCAATCTGGCAGGATTACATTTCATTTCTAAAAAGTGTTGAAGCTGTGGGAAGTTATGCGGAGAATCAAAAAATAACCGCTGTACGAAAAGTGTACCAGCGAGCAGTAATAACTCCCATCATAGGAATAGAACATCTGTGGAAAGAGTATATTATGTTCGAGCAAAACATAAATCCCATTATTTCCGAAAAAATGAGTTTGGAAAGATCAAGAGATTACATGAATGCACGTCGCGTTGCAAAAGAACTGGAAATCGTCACGAAAGGATTGAACCGCAATCTTCCAGCGGTCCCTCCGATGGCTACCAAGGAGGAACAGAAACAAGTTGAATtgtggaaaaaatatataaacttCGAGAGGTCCAATCCACTTCGAAGCGAAGATACTGCTTTAGTCACTCGTCGGGTAATGTTTGCCACAGAGCAGTGTCTTCTAGTGCTAACGCACCATCCAGCGGTTTGGCATCAAGCTGCCCAATATTTGGATCAAAGTTCGAAACAGTTGATTGACAAAGGAGACCTCAACGCCGCAAAAGTATTTGCCGATGAAGCTGCCAATATACTAGAAAGAGCTATTAGCAGTGTTCTTAGCAGGAATGCTCTGCTCTACTTCGCTTATGCCGATTTTGAAGAAGGAAGACTTAAATATGAAAAGGTGCACCAGATGTATAACAAATTTCTGTCTATTCCAGATATAGATCCGACGCTGGCTTACATCCAGTATATGAAATTTGCCCGCCGTGCGGAGGGTATTATTTCCGCTAGAGCCATTTTCAAAAAAGCTCGTGAAGACGTGCGTTCTACATATCATGTTTTTGTGGCTGCCGCTTTGATGGAATATTATTGCACCAAAGACAAAGATATCGCATTTCGTATTTTTGAACTAGGATTGAAGCGCTTCGGAGGAAGCCCAGAATATGTTATGTGTTACATCGATTATCTATCGCATCTTAACGAGGATAACAATACGCGGGTGCTGTTTGAGCGAGTGCTATCTTCTGGCGGACTGACGCCGCAGCTTTCGGTAGAGGTGTGGAACCGTTTTCTAGAGTTCGAATCCAACATAGGAGACTTATCAAGTATTGTTAAAGTCGAACGCAGAAGAAGCGCTGTTCTGGAGAAACTTAAAGAATTCGAAGGAAAAGAAACTGCTCAACTAGTAGATCGTTATAAGTTTCTTAACCTTTATCCATGTTCTACTGCTGAATTAAAATCAATTGGTTACACTGAAACCAATGGTGTTTTGAATTCAATCACCAGTAAAATTCCAACAACTACAGAAAACGCGGATGCGCCCAACCAAATTCCTCGTCCGGATTTTGCCCAGATGATTCCATACAAACCGAAGCCCAATGCTTATCCAGGCGAGCATCCTTTGGATGGAGGTTCTTTCCCACAACCACCGGCCGCATCGTATCTGTGTTCGATACTACCGCCGCCGATATGCTTCCAGGGTCCTTTTGTTTCGATTGAGAAGCTAGCGGATCTGTTCAGCCGGATTGTACTGCCAGACGTTCCGATCACTCCTGGTGGGGGTGGGGAAAACGGTAACAGTATTAAACTGTTCGATCTCGCTAAAGCGGTGCACTGGATTGTGGATGACAGTACGTATTCGGGCGAAGGAGGCTTGAAACGAAGACGGATGGCACCGGGCGGTGATGATAGTGACGAGGAAACCACCATGTCCGCCCCACCAGCTAACGATGTCTATCGTTTGCGACAGCAGAAAAGATTCAATCGGTAA